In Streptosporangiales bacterium, the genomic stretch ACCACCACCGACGTCTGGGGAAGCGGCCAAGACTCCCTGGACGCCCGAGACATCGCGTGGTCGCGGCACATCCTGGACTTCGAGCCGTACTGGTCGGCCGGCTCGCCCAGCCGGCACCCGCTCGCGGACCAGCATCCCGAGTGGTTCATGCGCGACTCCGCGCAGCGGATCATCGGCGTCTACACCAAGGCGTTCGACGTGGCGAACAGGGCGTGGCAGGAGTACTTCTGCGCCGCGGCGGAGGACCTGGTGCGCCGTCTCGACGTCGACGGCTTCCGCTTCGACGCGCCCACGTACAACGCGCTGCCGAACTGGTCCGAGGCGACCAGCCGGCGGGCGAGCCACTCGCCGCTCGGCTGCCTGGAGCTGTTCCACCTGCTTCGGCGGCGGCTGAAGCGGGTCAAGGAGTCGGTGATGCTCTACACCGAGCCGTCCGGCGTGCTGTTCCACCAGAGCATGGACGTCACCTACAACTATGACGAGCAGCGGCTGATCCCCGCGGTGCTGCGGCCGCGCACGGACGCGGCGGCGGACATCGGTGTGCGCAACGGCAGAGAGCTGGCCGGCTGGCTCCGCGACCGCGACGCGGTACTGCCGCGCGGCGCGGTCATCGCGCCCCACGTCGACTCGCACGACACGTTCTGGTGGCCGCTGCCGGGGGAGAAGTGGCGGCGCGAGCAGTACGGCGTCGCGGCCACCCGGGCGCTGCTGGCCGTCTTCGCGTTGAGCGGCGGCGCGTACATGACCTTCGTCGGCGGAGAGTGCGACATTGAGCCCGAGGTGCGACGGGTGCACCGACTGCGCGCCGAGCTGCCGGAGATCCGCACCGGCCGCGCGGACTACGACGTGGTGGCCGCCGACGCGGCGGAGGTGTTCGCGGTGGCCCGCAGCGCTGGCGGCCGCTTCACCCTCGTGCTGGTCAACCTCTCCGCCGAAGCCGTCACGGCCAGCTGCACCGTGGCCGCCGACCGGGTCGGCCTGGCCGGTGGCGGGGCCGTGCTGCGGGACCGCTGGGACGCCGGCGACGGGGTAGGTGGTGGCCAGGGTGCCGAGATCCGCATGGAGACACAGTCGGAGGGCACCTGGACGCTGCGGCTGCCGTTCGAGCCGTACCAGGTGCGGGTGCTCTCGCCGCCGGACGCCAAGATGACACCATGACCGACTCGATGAGCGATGCGGCGAACCCGCTCGACCTCACCGGCACGATCGTGCTGACCACGCAACCGATGGCGCCGGCGCCATCGGTTGCGTGGTCACCGAGACGCTGAGCCGGTTCGGCGCCACCGTCGTGGTCAACGACGTCGTTCCCGCCGAGCAGGCCCGCGAGGTGCTGCCCGAGCACGACAGGGTGCGGTACCTGCGCGCCGACACCACCGAGGAGCGCGAGGTGGAGCGGCTGCTCGACGGCTGCGTGGCCGAGGTGGGCACGCTGCCCGACGCGGTGTGCTGCCACGCTGGCGTCGCCGCCAGCCACCCGGTGCACGAGTTCCCGCTGGCGGAGTTCGACCGGCTGATGCAGGTCAACGTGCGGGCGTCGTACGTGCTCGCCAGGGCGGTGGCCGCGCGGTGGGTAACGGAGCGGATGCCGGGGCACCTGGTGTTCA encodes the following:
- a CDS encoding DUF3459 domain-containing protein is translated as MPALAADLDRIADLGYDVLQIMPRQPYPSYNVHDYTDVSTTYGDEDELRALVDACHARGMRVILDILLHGVIDQEVMAATAERVRGGPFAARLAETTTDVWGSGQDSLDARDIAWSRHILDFEPYWSAGSPSRHPLADQHPEWFMRDSAQRIIGVYTKAFDVANRAWQEYFCAAAEDLVRRLDVDGFRFDAPTYNALPNWSEATSRRASHSPLGCLELFHLLRRRLKRVKESVMLYTEPSGVLFHQSMDVTYNYDEQRLIPAVLRPRTDAAADIGVRNGRELAGWLRDRDAVLPRGAVIAPHVDSHDTFWWPLPGEKWRREQYGVAATRALLAVFALSGGAYMTFVGGECDIEPEVRRVHRLRAELPEIRTGRADYDVVAADAAEVFAVARSAGGRFTLVLVNLSAEAVTASCTVAADRVGLAGGGAVLRDRWDAGDGVGGGQGAEIRMETQSEGTWTLRLPFEPYQVRVLSPPDAKMTP
- a CDS encoding SDR family oxidoreductase, which produces MVTETLSRFGATVVVNDVVPAEQAREVLPEHDRVRYLRADTTEEREVERLLDGCVAEVGTLPDAVCCHAGVAASHPVHEFPLAEFDRLMQVNVRASYVLARAVAARWVTERMPGHLVF